In a genomic window of Theropithecus gelada isolate Dixy chromosome 15, Tgel_1.0, whole genome shotgun sequence:
- the CDK9 gene encoding cyclin-dependent kinase 9, whose amino-acid sequence MAKQYDSVECPFCDEVSKYEKLAKIGQGTFGEVFKARHRKTGQKVALKKVLMENEKEGFPITALREIKILQLLKHENVVNLIEICRTKASPYNRCKGSIYLVFDFCEHDLAGLLSNVLVKFTLSEIKRVMQMLLNGLYYIHRNKILHRDMKAANVLITRDGVLKLADFGLARAFSLAKNSQPNRYTNRVVTLWYRPPELLLGERDYGPPIDLWGAGCIMAEMWTRSPIMQGNTEQHQLALISQLCGSITPEVWPNVDNYELYEKLELVKGQKRKVKDRLKAYVRDPYALDLIDKLLVLDPAQRIDSDDALNHDFFWSDPMPSDLKGMLSTHLTSMFEYLAPPRRKGSQITQQSTNQSRNPATTNQTEFERVF is encoded by the exons ATGGCAAAGCAGTACGACTCGGTGGAGTGCCCCTTTTGTGATGAAGTTTCCAAATACGAGAAGCTCGCCAAGATCGGCCAAGGCACCTTCGG GGAGGTGTTTAAGGCCAGGCACCGCAAGACCGGCCAGAAGGTGGCTCTGAAGAAGGTGCTGATGGAAAACGAGAAGGAGGGG TTCCCCATTACCGCCTTGCGGGAGATCAAGATCCTTCAACTTCTAAAACATGAGAATGTGGTCAACTTGATTGAGATTTGTCGAACCAAAG cttcacccTATAACCGCTGCAAGGGCAGTATATACCTGGTGTTCGACTTCTGCGAGCATGACCTTGCTGGGCTGTTGAGCAATGTTTTGGTCAAGTTCACGCTGTCTGAGATCAAGAGGGTGATGCAGATGCTGCTTAACGGCCTCTACTACATCCACAGGAACAAG ATCCTGCATAGGGACATGAAGGCTGCTAACGTGCTTATCACTCGTGATGGGGTCCTGAAGCTGGCAGACTTTGGGCTGGCCCGGGCCTTCAGCCTGGCTAAGAACAGCCAGCCCAACCGCTATACCAACCGTGTGGTGACACTCTGGTACCGGCCCCCGGAGCTGTTGCTCG GGGAGCGGGACTACGGCCCCCCCATTGACCTGTGGGGTGCTGGGTGCATCATGGCAGAGATGTGGACCCGCAGCCCCATCATGCAGGGCAACACGGAGCAGCACCAACTCGCCCTCATCAGTCAGCTCTGCGGCTCCATCACCCCTGAG GTGTGGCCAAATGTGGACAACTATGAGCTGTATGAAAAGCTGGAGCTGGTCAAGGGCCAGAAGCGGAAGGTGAAGGACAGACTGAAGGCCTATGTGCGTGACCCGTACGCACTGGACCTCATCGACAAGCTGCTGGTGCTGGACCCTGCCCAGCGCATCGACAGCGACGATGCCCTCAACCATGACTTCTTCTGGTCCGACCCCATGCCCTCTGACCTCAAGGGCATGCTCTCCACCCACCTGACGTCCATGTTCGAGTACCTGGCACCACCGCGCCGAAAGGGCAGTCAGATCACCCAGCAGTCCACCAACCAGAGTCGCAATCCCGCCACCACCAACCAGACGGAGTTTGAGCGTGTCTTCTGA